One Gadus morhua chromosome 23, gadMor3.0, whole genome shotgun sequence DNA segment encodes these proteins:
- the chmp4c gene encoding charged multivesicular body protein 4c, giving the protein MSKMSRMFKGSSGSSSSSSSSSKSRSKSRSGASPQEAIHRLRETEEMLTKKQEYLEQKIEQEIATAKKYGTKNKRGALQALKRKKRHEQQLTQIDGTLSTIEFQREALENASTNTEVLKNMSYAAKAIKGVHQNMDVDKIDSLMQDITEQQEVAQEICDAIARPFGDTFDEDELLAELEQLEQEEEEERMKEMARLPRAPSSKVPSSRVPSGAPSSRVPSGAPSHRTQSKKRVEDDTDMKKLASWAT; this is encoded by the exons ATGAGTAAAATGTCGAGGATGTTCAAAGGGAGCTCTGGCTCTTCGAGTTCCTCGTCCAGTTCCTCCAAGTCCAGGTCGAAGTCGCGGTCGGGCGCCTCTCCACAGGAGGCCATCCACCGGCTCCGGGAGACCGAGGAAATGCTGACCAAGAAGCAGGAGTACCTGGAGCAGAAGATAGAGCAGGAGATAGCTACCGCCAAGAAATACGGCACCAAAAACAAGCGAG GCGCCCTCCAGGCCCTGAAGAGGAAGAAGCGCCACGAGCAGCAGCTGACCCAGATCGACGGGACCCTGTCCACCATCGAGTTCCAGCGGGAGGCGCTGGAGAACGCCAGCACCAACACGGAGGTCCTGAAGAACATGAGCTACGCCGCCAAGGCCATCAAGGGGGTCCACCAGAACAT GGACGTAGATAAGATAGACTCTCTGATGCAGGACATCACAGAGCAACAGGAAGTGGCCCAGGAGATTTGCGACGCTATTGCCCGACCGTTCGGTGACACGTTTGACGAG gACGAGCTCCTAGCAGAGCTGgagcagctggagcaggaggaagaggaggagaggatgaaggaGATGGCCCGTCTCCCCAGGGCACCCTCCTCTAAGGTCCCCAGCTCCAGGGTACCTTCCGGGGCCCCCAGCTCCAGGGTACCTTCCGGGGCCCCCAGCCACAGAACCC AGTCCAAGAAGAGGGTGGAGGATGATACCGACATGAAGAAACTGGCTTCGTGGGCTACataa
- the gimap4 gene encoding GTPase IMAP family member 4 — MSRTPKRQESEDGPDLEEARRAAAAANRLEELRLVLLGWRWPGKSLTGNTILGREEFRLERAAEFCVKRQTEAEGRQVTVVDTPGWFSSQNTPPTYQQEILKGASMCPPGPHALLLVIPVGMFSDVDRGRIAEHMALFGERAWRHTLVVFTWSEVLKDISIERYIRREGRDLKWVLERCGKRYFVIDNNVWGEHPQLGRLFEAVEKMVAEVGGAYVPETAEEKAEKEEGKEERKVEEEVKGPPEGRQTPQEGPAGGRDLGARPKHNSAPRLCSEPL; from the exons ATGAGTCGGACACCGAAGAGACAGGAATCAG aGGACGGCCCCGACCTGGAGGAGGcgcggcgggcggcggcggcggccaacCGTCTGGAGGAGCTGCGTCTGGTGCTGCTGGGCTGGCGCTGGCCCGGCAAGAGCCTGACGGGGAACACCATCCTGGGCCGCGAGGAGTTCCGCCTGGAGCGAGCCGCCGAGTTCTGCGTGAAGCGTCAGACGGAGGCCGAGGGCCGGCAGGTGACGGTGGTGGACACGCCGGGCTGGTTCTCCTCCCAGAACACCCCGCCCACCTACCAGCAGGAGATCCTGAAGGGCGCCTCCATGTGCCCGCCGGGGCCCCACGCCCTCCTGCTGGTCATCCCCGTGGGCATGTTCTCGGACGTGGACCGCGGGCGCATCGCCGAGCACATGGCCCTGTTCGGGGAGCGGGCCTGGAGGCACACGCTGGTGGTGTTCACCTGGTCCGAGGTGCTGAAGGACATCTCCATCGAGCGCTACATCCGGCGGGAGGGCCGCGACCTCAAGTGGGTGCTGGAGCGCTGCGGGAAGCGCTACTTTGTGATCGACAACAACGTGTGGGGCGAGCACCCGCAGCTGGGCCGGCTGTTCGAGGCCGTGGAGAAGATGGTGGCCGAGGTGGGCGGGGCGTACGTCCCCGAGACGGCCGAGGAGaaggcggagaaggaggaggggaaggaggagaggaaggtggaggaggaggtgaaggggccGCCGGAGGGGAGACAGACCCCCCAGGAGGGCCCGGCGGGGGGGCGTGACCTCGGGGCGCGGCCCAAACACAACTCGGCCCCCAGACTGTGCAGCGAGCCGCTCTGA